ATCATAAAGGCTCGTAGTACGAGCAGAACTAAACAATGAACCCGTTTCTGCCGCATAATGCTCTGGTTGATGTTTTGGGTGAATCGGTGCCCATGCAGGATCACCCTCAACTGGATCAGTTCGGCCACGTAAGGTATCGATAATGCCAGTGCTCTCATCGCTCGATTTATCACCCTCCACGGCATCAACAGTCGTGGTTCCTTGGGTGACATCAGGCGCTTCTACTGGCGGTTGCAGCATCGAACAACCCGACATTAAGGCAACAAAAGTTAGGGCAAGAATACGCTTCATGCTAAAGCCTCTTATCAATTACAGTTGCTGGTTAACAAAGCTCATCATCTTATCCACGGCTGAAATCACTTTTGAATTCATCTCGTAGACACGCTGAGCTTCGATCATGTTCACCAATTCTTCGGTCACGTTTACGTTTGATGTTTCAAGCATTGATTGACGAATGTCACCAAAACCATCAAGCCCCGGAACCCCTTCTTGAGGATCGCCACTCGCGCCAGTCGGCAAGTAAAGGTTTTGACCAATAGGCTCTAAGCCACCTGGGTTGATAAAATCTACCGTGGTGATCTGACCAACAACTTGGTTATCTTGCTGCCCGCGCAAACGGACCGAAACTTCGCCGTCAGTACCAATCGTAATACCGACTGCGTCTTCAGGAATGGCAATTTCAGGCTCCAGCGCATAACCGGCACCAGACGTTACAATCACACCCTCATCATTCACGGTAAACTGGCCGTTGCGGCTGTAACCAATATTGCCGTCTGGCATTAGGATCTGGAAGAAACCATCGCCTTCGATCATCATGTCCAAACTGTTACTGGTCGTTTGTGCGTTGCCATTGGTGTGCACCTTTTGGGTTGCCACAACCTTTGAGCCTGCACCAAGCATTAAACCACTCGGAAGCTCAGTATTTTGCGATGACTGACCACCCGCTTGGTTGATATTCTGGTAAAACAAATCTTCAAACACCGCACGGCTTTTTTTGTAACCTATGGTTGAAGCGTTCGCCAAGTTGTTTGATATGGTTGAAATATTGGTTTGCTGAGCATCTAAGCCAGTCTTACTTACCCATAATGCTGGATGCATAACTTTCTCCTAATCTCTCTTAGCTCGAACGAAGTAGCGAGTCGGACGCTTTGTCCATCTCTTCTGCCGTGCTCATCATTTTGACTTGCATTTCAAATTGTCGCTGCAAATCGATCAGAGCTGTCATTTCACCAACCGCGTTGACGTTACTTCCTTCGATAGCGCCCGTAAGCAGCTTAACTGCGGCATTCGCCTCGTAAGCAGTGTTTGCTTCTTTCGCTCTAAACAACCCGTTTGCATCTTTGAATAGTGACTGGTTATTGATTTGAACCAGTTTGATGCGGTCAACAACTTCCATCGCATTAGCCGGCGCACCTTGTGGTACGACTGAAATCGTACCATCTGTCCCGATTTCAACTTTGCTGACAGGAATAGGCAGGGTAATTGGGCCACCGCCCTCACCCATCACTAAATTGCCGTTGCCACTGGTCAACAAACCAGTCGCATCAATTTGTAGATTGCCGTTACGCGTCAGACCTTCTTGGCCGTTCTTATCCATAACGGAAATCCAACCATCACCTTGAATAGTGACATCAAGATCACGGCCTGTCGTAATAACACTGCCTTGTTGGAAATTATGTCCTGGACGCTCTGTCATGCTAAATACACGGGTAGGTAAACCATCACCGTATGCTTGCATTGAACGAGCTTGCGCCAAATCAGCACGGAAACCCGTGGTACCGACGTTAGCTAGGTTGTTCGCTCTGAGCTGCAGCGCTTGCATATTCTGCTTGGCTCCGCTCATGGCTAAAAACAGAGAACGATCCATTAGTTGCTCCAAAAGTCACTATTCATGACCATTAAAGCAATTAATATGCCAATAAAAACGCAATAAAATCAATGAGTGATGGCAAGCATCACGAGGAATGGTAAAAAGAGAGGAATAAACTTTGCCACTGAGGCAAACAAAGGCAACTTGGTTTTGCCGCCAAGTTGCCAATATTTTAGTGTGTATACAAACTCAATAATTAGCGAATTTGTAGAATGTTTTGTTGTAGCTGGTTATGCACTTCAAGTGAACGCGAGTTCGCTTGGAAGTTACGCTGCGCTGAGATCAAATCGACTAACTCTTGGGTCATATCAATGTTTGATTGCTCGAGAGCACCATTGTTGATGGTACCGAATGAACCTTTGTTCGATTCGCCCCAAATTTTGTCACCAGAGAACTGAGTCGAATCCCATTGGGTGCCGCCTTTCTTATCTAGGCCTTGCTCGTTCGCAACACGTACTAGTGCAACACGGCCTAGAGTCACGTTCTCACCGTTTGAGTAAGTACCAAGTACGCTACCGTTCTCGTCAAAGTCAATCTTAGTCAAGAAGCCCGTTGTCGCACCATCTTCATCAAACTTGCTGAGCTCAAATGGCGCAGCAAACTGAGTCGCAGAGTCCAATTTGAATGACAGTGTTTGACTAATGTCAGCACCGTTCATATCAAGTGGGTTAGTACCTGCACCAATAGGTTCTGAAACGATATTGTTGCCGTTGTTGATGCTCTGCATCGTACCATCGTTATTAAAACGCATGGTGTGACCAATGTGTGTTCCCGAAGTGGCATCACCACCAGCAATATTGATTGGCTTTTCACCCTCACGGTCAGTTACCGTGTAGTAGGTTTGCCAAGTATTAGGCTGGTTTTGGTCTTTCAAGTAGTACGTAGTCAACTTGTAAGATTGGCCCATCGAGTCATAAATAGTCGATGACGTTGAACGGTTGTAAGTATCTGGATTAGAGAAATCAAACAATGTTGGATCTTTCAACGCGCCGTTTGCCGGCAGGTTAACACCCACTTCGATATTTGCCGTTTGCTTAGGCTTACCGAACTCGGCTGGAATACTTAGTGGTCGAGGCTCGTAAGAAAGAACATCACCCGTGTCTTGGTTCACTTCATAACCCAGCAAATACTCTTCGTTTGACGTCACCAAGTAGTTGTCTTTGTTTAAGTGAAATGCACCATTACGTGTTAATTCATTCTGTTGTGGCAATAGGCGATCTTTTGCCACCGAGAAGAAACCAGTACCAGAAATACGCAAATCGAGCGGGTTATTGGTGTAAACACTTGAACCTTCGTGGAATTGCTGAGCAACTTTGTTGGCTTGCACACCTTGACCAGGTGAGGTTTTCGCATTGGTGAATAGCGAGTTGGAGTACACATCACCAAATTCAGCACGCGACTCTTTAAAACCAAAAGTATTCGCGTTGGCAATATTGTTACTGGTCGTATTCAGATCTAACTGAGCGGCCGACAACCCGCTTAATGAAACATATGACATTTCAAATTCTCCTATCTAGCCTGCGGTTACGCTTTGCCTACTTCGAGTACTTCAGCAAGTCGAACTGGTGACTCAAAGCCAGCCAGATTGAGCAGTACATTGCCATCACCTTTACCCAAAAGAACGCTGTTGACGTTTGCGTATGTCGATACTTCAAACTCTTTGCTTTCTCCTTCAAGTAAACCTGAAGCTTTGACTTTAAATTTACCCGCTGGCAACGGATTACCGCTTTCATCTTTGCCGTCCCAAACGACACGGTTATCACCAGCAAGTTTGGCTCCCACTTCAAATGTGCGCACCAATTGCCCCATTTCGTCTTCCACACGGATAAGTAGGTTATCCACGTTTTGCGGAAGTTTTACCATGGCCGCCATCGATTCACCGTCTTGTTTAACCCCTGCAGCACCCGGAACGAGTACATCACGGCCAACAAGCGTAGAAGCTTGTAGAGCTTGGTTTGATGTCATTGATGTATTCAATGTTTCAAACTGGTTGTTCATTTTGCCAATGCCGTCAACCGTCGCGAATGACGCCATCTGAGCAATCATCTGATCGTTGCCAACAGGCTTAAATGGATCTTGTTGTGCCAATTGCTTCGTCAACAACGAAAGAAAATCTTCTTGTTTAAGATCTTGCTTACCTGTTGTTTCATTGGGCTTTTTCTGGTCTTGTAGGGCTTTTAGCTGGTCTACATAGGACAAGCCGCTTTGACCAACGTTGTTAATACCACCGGCCATACGTTACCTCCTATCCTTACTGACCCATCTGCAGCGTACGCAGCAGCATTTGTTTACTGGCATCTGCTAATTGCACATTCGTTTGGTATGAGCGAGAAGCAGAAATCATATTTGCCATTTCTTCCATAACGTTGACATTCGGCTTGTAGATATAGCCGTCATCATTCGCTAATGGGTGATCTGGATTGTACTCAGCATTTAGAGGCTTATCGCTCTCAACAATGCCCAACACTTTTACCGGCACGGTATGGTCGTGGCCATATTTTGCCTTACTCAATTCAGCACCAAACACGGCATGGCGCGCTTTATAGGTATCTTTCGCTGAGCTCGAGATACTGTCTGCGTTAGCCAAGTTACTAGAGGTCGTATTTAGACGAACAGATTCAGCACTCATCGCAGAACCAGTCACATTGAACACATTAAATAAGCTCATCTAAGTTATTCCCCTTTAATTGCCTTGCTTAAATTCTTAAATTTACTTCCTAAGAAGTCGAGTGATGCTTGATGTCTAATTTGGTTTTGCATAAACAAGTTACGTTCCAAATCAACATCGACAGTATTGCCATCACCCGTATCAGGCTGAGTTGGTAATCGGTAAAGCACTTCGCCAGTGACATGCGTAGAGGCAGGAATATGCCGACTGTCGGTACGGCTAAGACCAATACTTGCCTCCGACTTTGCCGCCTGCAACGCTTTATTGAAGTCCATGCCTTTTGCTTTGTAACCCGGCGTGTTTGCTTGCGCGATGTTGGTGGATATCACCTCAGCATTGCGCTCACGGACACCCACAGTGTGTTGGTGAATGCCTAAAGCCTTGTCAAAAGAAATAGCCATGTTTACCTCTACGTATAGAACTGACTGTTATTATTTTATTAAAAGCAAAATGCGTGCCATATGAATGACGAACGTTTGCGATATGGAATATTGCTTTAGCTCAGCAAGAAATACGCCAAAACCAAGTAATAAAAAAGCCCAGCATAACGCTGGGCTGAATATCTTGAAATTACTTCAGTTTATAGATGATACCAGGGTTACAACGCACCATCTCAAAACGGTCAGTCAATCCGGTTAGTGACTCCGACGCCCCTAAAAGTAAATAACCGCCAGGGTTGAGACTATTCGCCATCTGGTTGAGTACTTTTGACTTCATCTCAGGTGAAAAATAGATCAACACGTTTCGGCAAAAGATCACATCAAACTTACCTAACAAAGCATAGCTATCCATCAGGTTTTGAGGGCGAAAGTTAACCAGACGCTTAGCTGTCTCTTTGATTTTCATTCGGCCATCACCGGCATCTTCAAAAAATTGGCGTCGGCGCTCTGGTGAAAGGCCACGTCCAAGTGCAAGGTTGTCGTAGATACCCAAACGGCACATATCAAGCATACTTGAAGAAATGTCGGTTGCAGTAATAGAAACGCTCGGCAAAAAACCGGGCTTGCGTTGCTGTGTTTCTAATACTGTCATCGCCATTGAATATGGCTCTTGACCTGAAGAACTCGCAGCCGACCATATTTTTATCGGGCGTTTGTTTGCAGCTAACTCTGGCAGAATCTTCTCTGCTAAAACGGTAAACGGATAGCCATCACGAAACCATAATGTTTCATTGGTTGTCATGGCATCAATCGCCGCTATGCGTAACTCACGATTTCGTCCAGCAATGACATCGCGCAATAAATCAGAAATAGAGGCCATTTTGAATTTAACCACAAGAGGGCTTAAACGGCTTCTGACTAAATATTGCTTACTGTCGCCCAATACGATGCCGCATTGAGACTCCAAGAATCGACTAAATTCACGATACTCATGATCGCTTATTGTTATCGCTGTCATTAATTTCTCTTTATTTTATAAGTGCAGTTTTCACTGCATTACCTAACTCATCTGGATTAAATTTAGCGATAAATGAATTGGCGCCAACGCGCTCAACCATTGCTTGGTTAAACACTCCACTCAAAGAAGAGTGCAGAATCACATACAAATCTTTTAGCTCTGGATTACGACGAATCTCTGCAGTCAAAGTATAGCCATCCATTTCTGGCATTTCGATATCTGAAATGACCAACGAGATCTGGTCATAGATCTTACCTTGTGATGCCATCTCTAACAGTTTTTCGTAAGCCTCTTTGCCATCTTTTACCGAAACAACCTCAAAACCGAGTGATGTTATCGCTCGCTCCACCTGTCTACGTGCAACGGTAGAATCATCGGCAATTAATATTCTACGTACCACTGGCTTTTCAGCATGAGCCTGCTCAATCTCTTCACTAATCGAACGATCCATTGTTTCATCAACAGGAGCGATTTCAGCAAGAATTTTTTCTACGTCTAGAATTTCAACCAGTTCGTTATCAATATTAGTGACTGCCGTTAAATAGTGTGCACGACCCGACCCTTCTGGTGGCGGCAATATCGCTTCCCAATGCATATTGATAATACGTTCAACGGAACTCACCAAAAATGCTTGAATGCTGCGGTTAAACTCAGCGATCACAACAAAGGCTTTATCGATGTCCGTTGTTGCTCGACCACCAATCGCCAAACTTAAATCAATCACCGAAACCGTATGGCCACGAATATGCGCCACGCCTTTAACTAACGGGTGAAGATTTGGCATTGAAGTAAGCTTAGGGCATTGCAGAACTTCTTTAACCTTAAACACATTAATGCCATAACGTTGGCGTCCCAT
Above is a window of Vibrio taketomensis DNA encoding:
- the flgG gene encoding flagellar basal-body rod protein FlgG, which encodes MHPALWVSKTGLDAQQTNISTISNNLANASTIGYKKSRAVFEDLFYQNINQAGGQSSQNTELPSGLMLGAGSKVVATQKVHTNGNAQTTSNSLDMMIEGDGFFQILMPDGNIGYSRNGQFTVNDEGVIVTSGAGYALEPEIAIPEDAVGITIGTDGEVSVRLRGQQDNQVVGQITTVDFINPGGLEPIGQNLYLPTGASGDPQEGVPGLDGFGDIRQSMLETSNVNVTEELVNMIEAQRVYEMNSKVISAVDKMMSFVNQQL
- the flgF gene encoding flagellar basal-body rod protein FlgF, whose product is MDRSLFLAMSGAKQNMQALQLRANNLANVGTTGFRADLAQARSMQAYGDGLPTRVFSMTERPGHNFQQGSVITTGRDLDVTIQGDGWISVMDKNGQEGLTRNGNLQIDATGLLTSGNGNLVMGEGGGPITLPIPVSKVEIGTDGTISVVPQGAPANAMEVVDRIKLVQINNQSLFKDANGLFRAKEANTAYEANAAVKLLTGAIEGSNVNAVGEMTALIDLQRQFEMQVKMMSTAEEMDKASDSLLRSS
- the flgE gene encoding flagellar hook protein FlgE, whose translation is MSYVSLSGLSAAQLDLNTTSNNIANANTFGFKESRAEFGDVYSNSLFTNAKTSPGQGVQANKVAQQFHEGSSVYTNNPLDLRISGTGFFSVAKDRLLPQQNELTRNGAFHLNKDNYLVTSNEEYLLGYEVNQDTGDVLSYEPRPLSIPAEFGKPKQTANIEVGVNLPANGALKDPTLFDFSNPDTYNRSTSSTIYDSMGQSYKLTTYYLKDQNQPNTWQTYYTVTDREGEKPINIAGGDATSGTHIGHTMRFNNDGTMQSINNGNNIVSEPIGAGTNPLDMNGADISQTLSFKLDSATQFAAPFELSKFDEDGATTGFLTKIDFDENGSVLGTYSNGENVTLGRVALVRVANEQGLDKKGGTQWDSTQFSGDKIWGESNKGSFGTINNGALEQSNIDMTQELVDLISAQRNFQANSRSLEVHNQLQQNILQIR
- a CDS encoding flagellar hook assembly protein FlgD; protein product: MAGGINNVGQSGLSYVDQLKALQDQKKPNETTGKQDLKQEDFLSLLTKQLAQQDPFKPVGNDQMIAQMASFATVDGIGKMNNQFETLNTSMTSNQALQASTLVGRDVLVPGAAGVKQDGESMAAMVKLPQNVDNLLIRVEDEMGQLVRTFEVGAKLAGDNRVVWDGKDESGNPLPAGKFKVKASGLLEGESKEFEVSTYANVNSVLLGKGDGNVLLNLAGFESPVRLAEVLEVGKA
- the flgC gene encoding flagellar basal body rod protein FlgC, which encodes MSLFNVFNVTGSAMSAESVRLNTTSSNLANADSISSSAKDTYKARHAVFGAELSKAKYGHDHTVPVKVLGIVESDKPLNAEYNPDHPLANDDGYIYKPNVNVMEEMANMISASRSYQTNVQLADASKQMLLRTLQMGQ
- the flgB gene encoding flagellar basal body rod protein FlgB; protein product: MAISFDKALGIHQHTVGVRERNAEVISTNIAQANTPGYKAKGMDFNKALQAAKSEASIGLSRTDSRHIPASTHVTGEVLYRLPTQPDTGDGNTVDVDLERNLFMQNQIRHQASLDFLGSKFKNLSKAIKGE
- a CDS encoding CheR family methyltransferase, whose protein sequence is MTAITISDHEYREFSRFLESQCGIVLGDSKQYLVRSRLSPLVVKFKMASISDLLRDVIAGRNRELRIAAIDAMTTNETLWFRDGYPFTVLAEKILPELAANKRPIKIWSAASSSGQEPYSMAMTVLETQQRKPGFLPSVSITATDISSSMLDMCRLGIYDNLALGRGLSPERRRQFFEDAGDGRMKIKETAKRLVNFRPQNLMDSYALLGKFDVIFCRNVLIYFSPEMKSKVLNQMANSLNPGGYLLLGASESLTGLTDRFEMVRCNPGIIYKLK
- a CDS encoding chemotaxis protein CheV, with product MTGILDSVNQRTQLVGQNRLELLTFRLMGRQRYGINVFKVKEVLQCPKLTSMPNLHPLVKGVAHIRGHTVSVIDLSLAIGGRATTDIDKAFVVIAEFNRSIQAFLVSSVERIINMHWEAILPPPEGSGRAHYLTAVTNIDNELVEILDVEKILAEIAPVDETMDRSISEEIEQAHAEKPVVRRILIADDSTVARRQVERAITSLGFEVVSVKDGKEAYEKLLEMASQGKIYDQISLVISDIEMPEMDGYTLTAEIRRNPELKDLYVILHSSLSGVFNQAMVERVGANSFIAKFNPDELGNAVKTALIK